One Planktothrix serta PCC 8927 DNA segment encodes these proteins:
- a CDS encoding SH3 domain-containing protein has translation MNKRSPTSIFKVAVFGLIPITLTLATPAHTAMQSRPTVYATSDPFLLAQTPIGYCTVADPSGTPLNVRQTPNGKVIGSLKNGTIVALGVTDGSEGEKWTKIINPLEGYVWSDYLTDCKY, from the coding sequence ATGAATAAAAGATCCCCAACTAGCATTTTTAAAGTCGCTGTTTTTGGGTTAATTCCAATCACGTTAACCCTGGCTACGCCTGCTCATACAGCTATGCAATCGCGTCCAACTGTTTATGCAACTTCTGACCCATTTCTATTAGCACAGACACCTATCGGGTATTGTACCGTTGCTGACCCATCAGGAACACCGTTGAATGTTCGACAAACACCCAATGGAAAAGTGATTGGAAGTCTGAAGAATGGAACGATTGTAGCATTAGGCGTAACGGATGGAAGCGAAGGAGAAAAATGGACTAAAATTATTAACCCATTAGAAGGTTATGTATGGTCAGATTATTTAACGGATTGTAAATATTAA
- the mutS gene encoding DNA mismatch repair protein MutS, whose amino-acid sequence MSVSPSASSPPSLPDHSLPPNADYRQLDREKLSEMMQRYIEVKEQYPHALLLFRVGDFFECFFQDAITIAQELELVQTTKHGGKEIGRVPMTGVPHHAVERYATMLLEKGYAVSICDQVEDAEIAAREKRQVRREITRILTPGTLTDDGMLKGRLNNYLAAVVIAGEHWGLAYADVSTGEFLTTQAQNLEQLTQELMRLQPSEVLVPINAPDLGKMLRPGEKSTQLPDCLPNCFCYSLRSQFPFSLSEARNQLLEQFQLRSLEGLGCDHLPLGVRAAGGLLDYLDDTQKENPVPLQRLRTYTITDYLILDYQSRRNLEITQTVRDGTLHGSLLWALDKTSTAMGGRALRRWLLQPLLDLRGIRARHDTIQELVENHELRYQLQQLLRQIYDLERLTGRAGNGTANARDLVALADSLGKLPELSILVIQGNSPYLKALQTVPPILETLAHKIQAYLVESPPQHLKEGGVIRSGIDEQLDAMRVLAEADQQWLANLEVQERERTGISTLKVGFNKAFGYYISITRSKIDQAPNDYIRKQTLTNEERFITPELKEREARILTAKDDLNQLEYELFVRLRSEVGEHSELIRDVSRAVAAIDVLCGLADIAVYQGYCRPEMINSREVKIIEGRHPVVEKSLPSGFFVPNTAQLGCTEDTLETEGVKPYSYPDLIILTGPNASGKSCYLRQIGLIQLLAQVGSFVPAKSAKLGICDRIFTRVGAVDDLATGQSTFMVEMNETANILNHATPKSLVLLDEIGRGTATFDGLSIAWSVAEYLATEIRSRTIFATHYHELNELASIIPNVANYQVTVKELPDKIIFLHQVQPGGADKSYGIEAGRLAGLPDVVIQRAKQVMRQIEKHSKIAMGLRKGIKKSDKKQDAGEQLDIFED is encoded by the coding sequence TCGAAGTCAAGGAACAATATCCCCATGCCTTACTGTTATTTCGGGTGGGGGATTTCTTTGAGTGTTTTTTTCAAGATGCCATTACAATAGCGCAAGAATTGGAATTAGTGCAAACCACGAAACATGGGGGAAAAGAAATCGGGCGAGTTCCGATGACGGGTGTTCCCCATCATGCAGTAGAACGCTATGCTACGATGCTATTAGAAAAAGGCTATGCGGTGAGCATTTGTGATCAAGTCGAAGATGCGGAAATTGCAGCCAGAGAAAAACGTCAAGTGCGTCGAGAAATTACCCGGATTTTAACCCCTGGAACTCTCACCGATGATGGGATGCTCAAAGGTCGTCTGAATAATTATTTAGCAGCAGTTGTGATTGCTGGGGAGCATTGGGGGTTAGCTTATGCGGATGTTTCAACCGGGGAATTTTTAACAACACAAGCGCAAAATTTAGAACAATTAACCCAGGAGTTAATGCGGCTACAACCCTCGGAAGTTTTAGTTCCAATTAATGCGCCGGATCTGGGAAAAATGTTACGTCCAGGAGAAAAATCAACTCAGTTACCGGATTGTTTACCGAATTGTTTTTGTTATTCGTTGCGATCGCAATTTCCCTTTAGTTTAAGTGAAGCTAGAAATCAGCTTTTAGAACAATTTCAACTGCGGTCTTTAGAAGGTTTAGGCTGTGATCATTTGCCTTTAGGAGTGCGGGCGGCAGGAGGATTATTAGATTATTTAGATGATACTCAAAAGGAAAATCCTGTTCCTTTACAACGACTGCGTACCTATACAATTACGGATTATTTAATTTTAGATTATCAAAGTCGTCGCAATTTAGAAATTACCCAAACCGTTAGAGATGGGACGTTACATGGTTCTTTATTATGGGCATTAGATAAAACGAGTACCGCTATGGGGGGGCGGGCGTTGCGTCGTTGGTTATTACAACCGTTATTAGATCTCCGAGGAATTCGAGCCCGTCATGATACAATTCAAGAGTTAGTTGAAAACCATGAATTAAGATATCAATTACAACAATTACTTCGCCAAATTTATGATTTAGAACGATTAACGGGACGGGCGGGAAATGGTACAGCTAACGCCAGAGATTTAGTAGCTTTAGCAGATTCTTTAGGGAAATTACCGGAATTATCTATTTTAGTTATTCAAGGTAATTCTCCCTATTTAAAAGCGTTGCAAACCGTCCCCCCAATTTTAGAAACCTTAGCCCATAAAATTCAAGCTTATTTAGTTGAATCTCCGCCTCAACATTTAAAAGAAGGAGGTGTCATTCGTTCGGGAATTGATGAACAATTAGATGCGATGCGGGTATTAGCAGAAGCAGATCAACAATGGTTAGCAAATTTAGAAGTTCAAGAACGAGAACGCACAGGAATTTCTACTTTAAAAGTGGGTTTTAATAAAGCTTTTGGCTATTATATTAGTATTACTCGATCTAAAATAGATCAAGCTCCGAATGATTATATTAGGAAGCAAACCTTAACCAATGAAGAACGATTTATTACCCCAGAATTAAAGGAACGGGAAGCCCGAATATTAACCGCTAAAGATGATTTAAACCAACTGGAATATGAGCTATTTGTGCGATTAAGATCGGAAGTCGGAGAACATTCAGAATTGATTCGAGATGTGTCTCGCGCCGTGGCTGCTATTGATGTGTTATGTGGGTTAGCGGATATTGCGGTTTATCAAGGCTATTGTCGTCCTGAAATGATCAATAGTCGAGAAGTTAAAATTATTGAAGGGCGCCATCCCGTTGTCGAAAAATCCTTACCCTCTGGGTTTTTTGTGCCGAATACCGCTCAGTTAGGGTGTACGGAGGATACTTTAGAAACGGAAGGAGTTAAACCCTATTCTTACCCCGATTTAATTATTTTAACAGGGCCGAATGCCAGTGGTAAAAGTTGTTATTTACGACAAATTGGCTTAATTCAATTATTAGCGCAGGTGGGGAGTTTTGTCCCCGCTAAATCCGCTAAATTAGGAATTTGCGATCGCATTTTTACCCGTGTAGGTGCGGTGGATGATTTAGCAACGGGTCAATCAACCTTTATGGTGGAAATGAATGAAACCGCTAATATTTTAAATCATGCTACACCCAAATCCTTAGTCTTACTCGATGAAATTGGTCGAGGGACTGCGACTTTTGATGGCTTATCAATTGCTTGGTCGGTGGCGGAATATTTAGCCACAGAAATTCGGTCTCGGACGATTTTTGCCACCCATTATCATGAATTAAATGAATTAGCTTCCATTATTCCCAATGTGGCTAACTATCAAGTTACTGTTAAAGAATTACCCGATAAAATTATATTTTTGCATCAAGTTCAACCCGGAGGAGCCGATAAATCTTATGGAATTGAAGCGGGACGGTTAGCGGGTTTACCGGATGTGGTGATTCAACGCGCTAAACAAGTGATGCGTCAAATTGAAAAGCATAGTAAAATTGCGATGGGATTGAGAAAGGGAATTAAGAAATCCGATAAAAAACAGGATGCGGGAGAACAGTTAGATATTTTTGAGGATTAA